A window from Mycteria americana isolate JAX WOST 10 ecotype Jacksonville Zoo and Gardens unplaced genomic scaffold, USCA_MyAme_1.0 Scaffold_43, whole genome shotgun sequence encodes these proteins:
- the C5AR1 gene encoding C5a anaphylatoxin chemotactic receptor 1 has translation MNFSTPNYTFNYSNWDDYSIYDLDDYEVPHSYRAILVLYALIFLLGVLGNGAVIWVTAFELRRTVNGVWFLNLSVADLLCCLALPFLALPLVRDHHWPLGRFACKLVPSLTILNMFASVLLLMAISADRCALVMRPVWCQNHRTLALARGACTAAWFLAGLLTLPSFIFRTTRFDTFSEKTTCVLDYKAVGHHQRLTELITAVTRFVCGFLVPFVVITACYSLLLARIHSKGFARSQKAIKLVLVVIISFFVCWLPFHIVGLILASTLPHTSLFKGALEADSIVAGIAYINSCINPIIYVIMGQDFKDKFHRSWRAVLRGVLSDDPTSTMGDSRMKTRSTRDDQSVSTTV, from the coding sequence ATGAACTTCTCAACGCCCAATTATACCTTCAATTACTCCAACTGGGATGACTATTCCATATATGATCTCGATGACTATGAAGTCCCTCACAGCTACCGTGCCATCCTGGTGCTCTACGCCCTCATCTTCCTCCTGGGCGTCTTGGGCAACGGGGCTGTCATCTGGGTGACCGCCTTCGAGCTGCGGCGCACGGTGAACGGCGTCTGGTTCCTCAACCTCTCCGTGGCCGacctcctctgctgcctggccTTGCCCTTCCTGGCCCTGCCGCTGGTCCGTGACCACCACTGGCCGTTGGGTCGCTTCGCTTGCAAGCTGGTGCCCTCCCTCACCATCCTCAACATGTTCGCCAGTGTCCTCCTCCTGATGGCCATCAGCGCTGACCGTTGCGCCCTGGTGATGCGGCCGGTGTGGTGCCAAAACCACCGGACCCTGGCGCTGGCCCGGGGGGCTTGCACGGCCGCCTGGTTCCTGGCTGGGCTCCTCACCCTTCCCTCCTTCATCTTCCGCACCACCCGTTTTGACACCTTCTCTGAGAAGACCACCTGCGTCCTGGATTACAAAGCCGTGGGGCACCACCAGCGCCTCACCGAGCTCATCACGGCTGTCACCCGCTTCGTCTGTGGCTTCCTGGTGCCCTTTGTGGTGATCACGGCTTGTTACAGCCTCCTGCTGGCCCGCATCCACAGCAAGGGCTTTGCCCGCTCCCAGAAAGCCATCAAGCTCGTCTTGGTGGTCATCATCAGCTTCTTCGTGTGCTGGTTGCCCTTCCACATCGTGGGGTTGATCCTGGCCTCCACCCTTCCTCACACCAGCTTGTTCAAGGGTGCCCTGGAAGCTGACTCCATCGTGGCCGGCATTGCCTACATCAACAGCTGCATCAACCCCATCATCTACGTCATCATGGGCCAGGACTTCAAGGACAAGTTCCACCGTTCCTGGAGAGCCGTGCTGCGGGGTGTGCTGAGTGACGACCCCACCAGCACCATGGGGGACAGCAGGATGAAGACCAGGTCCACCAGAGACGACCAAAGTGTCAGCACCACAGTGTGA